In Oxalobacteraceae bacterium OTU3CINTB1, the sequence GGAAGCGAATGCGTCGGCGCTGCGCCAGGTCGGCGCGGCGATCCGCGAGCCGGGTGGCGAGGACGCGGTCAATCTGAAAGTGGCGGAGCAGTATGTCGGCGCTTTCAGTCAGCTTGCCAAAACCAATAATTCGATTATCATCCCGGCCAATTTGGGTGAGATGAGCGGCTTGATCGCGACCGCGATGCAAGTGGTGAAGACGCAGAAGGACGCGTCGCTGATCAAACCCGCCAAAGCATAAGGAGCGGATGATGGGTACATGGGCGGTGGACGCCTTCGGCAACGACTACGCGCAGGACTGGGCGCAGGATTTGCAGGAGATTAGTAATCTGGACGCGGTCGAAGACACGCTGAACACGGCGCTCGACACCGGCGCCGGCGAGCTGGAAGCGCCGTTCGCGGCGGAGGCGCTGGTGGCCATCGAAGTCCTCGCGCGGCTTCAGGGCAAGGGCGGCGCGGCCAGCGAGGACAGCGCAGCGGTGGACGAATGGGTCGAGGCGCGCAAGCCGAAAGCGCGCCGGCGCGCGGATCTGGAGGAGAAGGCCTTGCAGGCCATCGCCCGCATCCTGTCCGACCAATCGGAACTGCGCGAGCTGTGGGCCGAGAGCGAACATTACGAGGCATGGCGCGCGTCCGTCGAGGAATTGCGCGCGCGCGTGCAGCCCTGAAAGCGCCGCCTTAAAACGCGTAGGTCAGCCCAAGGCTCCAGGATCTGGGCGGGTGCACCGGATAAAGTGCATAGCGCCGGCCGTCATCCTGCACATATTCGCGGGCGATCTGCACCGTCCAGTTACCGAACGGGATGCCGACGCCAAGGCGCGCGTCGATGCGCGAGGACGTCGGAATGCCGGGCCAGTAGCCGCCGCTGATGTTATGCAGCACGCCCGCGTGGGCGATCAGGTTGAAGCGCGGATGCACCGGGTAGAAGGCGCTGACCTCCGCATACACGGTCTTCACCGGAAAGCCCAGGTACTTCGGCGAGTAATAGATCCGCGTGCTGCCGCGCTCGAAGCTCAAGCCGGCGTAGCATTCCGAGAAGTCGTTCTGGTGCGCCTGCGTGTAGGTGATGCGGCTGCAACCGGCCTCCCAGCTACCACCCGACTGCAGGCGTCGCGCATAGCCGGCGTAGCCTTGCAGCTTGTAGCCTTCGGCGTCGCCGATGGTCATGGCGCTGGCGAACCCGCCCAGATACCATCCCGCCACGCCGTCGATATTGACCGTGACCTGCGGCACGGCGTTGCCCTTGCCGGGGTTCTGTCCGCGATACCGGTACTCCGACTGCAGCGCCACGCTGCCGCTGATATCCATCTCCGCCTGCGCGCGCGCCGGCGGCGCCAGCGCGCAGAGGCAGGCGAGGGCGAAGGCCGCGCCGGGTAACGTCACTGGGTGGCGCCGCGCTGGGTCAGTTTGGCTGGGCAGCGGCAGCTGCAATGGTCGATAAGATGGGAGATGGT encodes:
- a CDS encoding DUF4259 domain-containing protein, translating into MMGTWAVDAFGNDYAQDWAQDLQEISNLDAVEDTLNTALDTGAGELEAPFAAEALVAIEVLARLQGKGGAASEDSAAVDEWVEARKPKARRRADLEEKALQAIARILSDQSELRELWAESEHYEAWRASVEELRARVQP
- a CDS encoding TorF family putative porin, producing MTLPGAAFALACLCALAPPARAQAEMDISGSVALQSEYRYRGQNPGKGNAVPQVTVNIDGVAGWYLGGFASAMTIGDAEGYKLQGYAGYARRLQSGGSWEAGCSRITYTQAHQNDFSECYAGLSFERGSTRIYYSPKYLGFPVKTVYAEVSAFYPVHPRFNLIAHAGVLHNISGGYWPGIPTSSRIDARLGVGIPFGNWTVQIAREYVQDDGRRYALYPVHPPRSWSLGLTYAF